From one Comamonas piscis genomic stretch:
- a CDS encoding enoyl-CoA hydratase produces MAYEMIEVRVEAEKVGIITLNRPKALNALNDQLMNELGEALKAFDADKNIGCMIITGSEKAFAAGADIGAMANYSFADAYGGDYITRNWEAIRSIRKPVIAAVSGYALGGGCELAMMCDFIIAADNARFGQPEIKLGVIPGAGGTQRLPRAVGKAKAMDLALTGRMMNADEAERASLVSRVVPVDKLMEEALGAAIIISGFSQLAVMAAKESVNRAFEGSLNDGVMFERRLFHALFATNDQKEGMDAFVNKRPAQFSNS; encoded by the coding sequence GTGGCCTATGAAATGATCGAAGTGCGCGTCGAAGCCGAGAAGGTGGGCATCATCACCCTGAACCGCCCCAAGGCGCTCAACGCGCTGAACGACCAGCTGATGAACGAGCTGGGCGAGGCACTGAAGGCCTTTGATGCCGACAAGAACATTGGCTGCATGATCATCACTGGCAGCGAAAAAGCCTTTGCCGCCGGCGCCGACATTGGTGCCATGGCCAACTACAGCTTTGCCGATGCCTACGGCGGCGACTACATCACCCGCAACTGGGAAGCGATCCGCAGCATCCGCAAGCCGGTGATTGCCGCCGTCAGCGGCTACGCGCTGGGTGGCGGCTGCGAGCTGGCCATGATGTGCGACTTCATCATCGCCGCCGACAACGCCCGCTTTGGCCAACCCGAGATCAAACTGGGCGTCATCCCCGGTGCTGGCGGCACGCAGCGCCTGCCCCGCGCCGTGGGCAAGGCCAAGGCCATGGACCTGGCCTTGACCGGCCGCATGATGAACGCCGACGAAGCTGAGCGCGCCAGCCTGGTCAGCCGCGTGGTGCCGGTGGACAAGCTGATGGAAGAGGCGCTGGGCGCCGCCATCATCATCAGCGGCTTCTCGCAACTGGCCGTGATGGCCGCCAAGGAATCCGTGAACCGCGCGTTTGAGGGCAGCTTGAACGACGGCGTGATGTTTGAGCGCCGCCTGTTCCACGCGCTGTTCGCCACCAATGACCAGAAGGAAGGCATGGATGCCTTCGTCAACAAGCGCCCGGCCCAGTTCAGCAACAGCTGA
- the alkB gene encoding DNA oxidative demethylase AlkB, giving the protein MQDLFSLAAEDTNQPPWERIAIGRQACVLRGFALRWEQALLSQVQAMAAQAPFRHLRTPGGRSMQVAMTNCGACGWYSDAQGYRYTATDPLSGQPWPPMPEAFAALAAQAAEAADLPPFAPNACLINRYTVGTRLTLHQDEGDAQHPIVSVSLGLPAVFLWGGDARADATQKLPLQHGDVVVWGGVDRMRYHGVMPVKDGTSPVAHPLLDGVRINLTFRRAG; this is encoded by the coding sequence ATGCAAGACCTGTTCAGCCTCGCTGCAGAGGACACCAACCAGCCGCCCTGGGAGCGCATCGCCATTGGCCGCCAGGCCTGCGTGCTGCGCGGTTTTGCCTTGCGCTGGGAACAGGCCTTGCTCAGCCAGGTGCAAGCGATGGCGGCGCAGGCGCCGTTTCGGCATTTGCGCACCCCCGGCGGGCGCAGCATGCAGGTGGCTATGACCAACTGCGGTGCATGTGGCTGGTACAGCGACGCGCAGGGCTACCGCTACACCGCCACCGACCCCTTGAGCGGCCAGCCCTGGCCGCCGATGCCCGAGGCCTTTGCAGCGCTGGCCGCACAGGCCGCAGAAGCGGCAGACCTGCCGCCTTTCGCCCCCAATGCCTGCCTGATCAACCGCTACACCGTCGGCACCCGGCTTACCCTGCACCAGGACGAAGGCGATGCCCAGCATCCGATCGTATCGGTATCGCTGGGCCTGCCCGCCGTCTTCCTGTGGGGTGGCGATGCCCGCGCCGATGCCACGCAAAAGCTGCCGCTGCAGCATGGCGATGTGGTGGTCTGGGGCGGTGTGGACCGCATGCGCTACCACGGGGTGATGCCCGTCAAGGACGGTACCAGCCCGGTGGCCCACCCGCTGCTGGATGGCGTGCGCATCAATCTCACCTTCCGCCGCGCGGGCTAG
- a CDS encoding LysR family transcriptional regulator, producing MDQLTSMQVFQAVVDNGSFAQAGERLGISAPMVSKHVAQLEQRLGARLLNRSSRHLSLTEAGQRWYAQSSLALEMLDAAAQEIGQHHQAPSGQLKISAPVWCATPQMARILARYRARYPQVLVDIHLDNHKIDLATAGYDMALRASSDPAPHLIARPLCQVPFYLVASPNYLASAGQPQQPADLAQHPAVLPSYVSLSPMQLSQPGARSAPLQLKPALLSDDSNLSLHAVRAGMGLGFLPSWLVEDDLHSGALQRVLPAWEALTVTLYAIYTSRRYLAPKVRSFIDCLSQELGADADSAAV from the coding sequence ATGGACCAGCTCACAAGCATGCAGGTGTTCCAAGCGGTGGTGGACAACGGCAGCTTTGCCCAGGCGGGCGAGCGCCTGGGCATATCCGCGCCGATGGTCAGCAAGCATGTGGCCCAGCTGGAGCAGCGGCTTGGCGCGCGCCTGCTCAACCGCAGCAGCCGCCATCTCAGCCTGACCGAGGCGGGCCAGCGCTGGTATGCGCAAAGCAGCCTGGCGCTGGAGATGCTGGATGCAGCGGCCCAGGAGATCGGCCAGCACCACCAGGCCCCCAGCGGCCAGCTCAAGATCAGCGCGCCCGTGTGGTGTGCCACTCCGCAGATGGCACGCATCTTGGCGCGCTACCGCGCCCGGTATCCGCAGGTGCTGGTCGACATCCATCTGGACAACCACAAGATCGACCTGGCCACCGCCGGCTACGACATGGCCTTGCGGGCCTCGTCCGACCCCGCACCGCATTTGATTGCCCGCCCGCTGTGCCAGGTGCCCTTTTATCTGGTGGCCAGCCCCAACTATCTGGCAAGCGCAGGGCAGCCGCAGCAGCCTGCCGATTTGGCCCAGCACCCCGCCGTGCTACCCAGCTATGTATCGCTCAGCCCCATGCAACTGAGCCAGCCCGGCGCCCGCAGTGCGCCATTGCAGCTGAAGCCAGCCCTGCTGTCCGATGATTCCAATCTCAGCCTGCATGCGGTGCGCGCCGGCATGGGTCTGGGCTTTTTGCCATCGTGGCTGGTGGAGGACGATCTGCACAGCGGCGCGCTGCAGCGGGTGCTGCCCGCGTGGGAGGCGCTGACTGTCACCCTGTATGCGATTTACACCAGCCGCCGCTACTTGGCGCCCAAGGTGCGCAGCTTTATCGATTGCCTGTCGCAGGAGCTGGGTGCTGACGCGGACAGCGCTGCAGTCTAG